Proteins from one Streptomyces genisteinicus genomic window:
- a CDS encoding deoxyguanosinetriphosphate triphosphohydrolase, with the protein MDGTGTTGTDRSTWPHDPETPAERTAPAVPGGAWPHDPEAPAARTGADRGYDAAAVERFAPEPDKRPGRTAFQRDRARVLHSSALRRLAGKTQVVTPGTRSHTWDASPRTRLTHSLECAQIGRELGAALGCDPDLVEAACLSHDMGHPPFGHNGEQVLNEFAADCGGFEGNAQSLRLLTRIEPKRFAPDPATGEPVSVGLNLTRAALDAATKYPWPRGGSPRDPASAKFGVYEDDLPVFDWVRAGAPAGRVCFEAQVMDWSDDVAYSVHDFEDGLHAGHIDPALLLSPAERESVWSVAIGRYVPAGTTPDELSEALDRLTAAPWWPHHYDGSAVAQARLKDATSQLIGRFALAAEGATREAYGGGPLTRYGAELVVPPATRHECAVLKAVADRYVMRRAEQEQIRADQRVVLAELADALTARAPEGLEPQFRALFEAAPDDRARKRVVVDQIASLTDASARTLHARLPKRG; encoded by the coding sequence ATGGATGGCACTGGCACCACCGGCACCGACCGCAGCACCTGGCCCCACGACCCCGAGACGCCGGCCGAGCGCACCGCCCCGGCGGTGCCGGGCGGCGCCTGGCCGCACGACCCCGAGGCCCCCGCCGCGCGCACCGGCGCGGACCGGGGCTACGACGCGGCCGCGGTCGAGCGCTTCGCGCCCGAGCCCGACAAGCGCCCCGGGCGCACCGCCTTCCAGCGGGACCGGGCCCGGGTCCTGCACTCCTCGGCACTGCGCCGGCTCGCCGGCAAGACGCAGGTCGTGACGCCCGGCACACGCAGCCACACGTGGGACGCCAGCCCCCGCACCCGGCTCACCCACTCCCTGGAGTGCGCCCAGATCGGGCGCGAACTGGGCGCCGCGCTCGGCTGCGATCCCGACCTGGTGGAGGCGGCCTGCCTCTCCCACGACATGGGCCATCCGCCGTTCGGCCACAACGGCGAGCAGGTGCTCAACGAATTCGCCGCCGACTGCGGGGGCTTCGAGGGCAACGCGCAGTCCCTGCGCCTCCTCACCCGGATCGAGCCCAAGCGGTTCGCGCCGGATCCCGCGACCGGCGAGCCGGTCAGCGTGGGCCTCAACCTGACCCGCGCCGCACTGGACGCGGCGACGAAGTACCCGTGGCCGCGCGGCGGCAGCCCGCGGGACCCCGCGTCCGCCAAGTTCGGCGTGTACGAGGACGACCTGCCGGTCTTCGACTGGGTACGCGCGGGCGCCCCCGCCGGCCGTGTCTGCTTCGAGGCGCAGGTCATGGACTGGTCGGACGACGTCGCGTACTCGGTCCACGACTTCGAGGACGGTCTGCACGCCGGCCACATCGATCCGGCCCTCCTGCTCTCCCCGGCCGAGCGGGAGTCCGTCTGGTCGGTCGCCATCGGCCGCTACGTGCCCGCCGGCACCACGCCCGACGAGCTGTCCGAGGCCCTCGACCGGCTGACCGCCGCACCGTGGTGGCCCCACCACTACGACGGCTCGGCCGTCGCCCAGGCCCGGCTGAAGGACGCGACGAGCCAGCTCATCGGCCGGTTCGCGCTCGCGGCCGAGGGCGCGACCCGCGAGGCGTACGGCGGCGGCCCGCTGACCCGGTACGGCGCCGAGCTGGTCGTCCCGCCGGCCACCCGCCACGAGTGCGCGGTGCTCAAGGCCGTCGCCGACCGCTATGTGATGCGCCGCGCCGAGCAGGAGCAGATCCGCGCCGACCAGCGCGTCGTCCTCGCCGAACTGGCCGACGCGCTCACCGCCCGCGCCCCGGAGGGGCTGGAGCCCCAGTTCCGGGCGCTGTTCGAGGCGGCGCCGGACGACCGGGCCCGCAAGCGGGTGGTCGTCGACCAGATCGCGTCGCTCACCGACGCGTCGGCCCGCACCCTGCACGCCCGGCTGCCGAAGCGGGGCTGA
- a CDS encoding sirohydrochlorin chelatase — MHPTTQRPSLVAVAHGSRDPRAVRTVTALLDRVRELRPGLDVRLGHIELNEPLLDDTLDDVAGRGGAPAVLVPLLLSRGYHVKHDLPRAAARVPGADIRVAAPLGPHPLLAEALAVRLTEAGWQDDDNGSRRAAVVLASAGSRDPESAEDTRHAAALLSERLRVPVVAAYASALAPTVPAAVRALTARGRHRIAVASYFAAPGLFATRSAEAAPWIAAEPLGTHPAIARLLLRRYDQALAARPRALLRGELTAV, encoded by the coding sequence ATGCACCCGACCACCCAGCGGCCCTCCCTCGTCGCCGTCGCCCACGGCAGCCGCGACCCGCGCGCCGTGCGCACCGTCACCGCGCTCCTCGACCGGGTCCGCGAACTCCGCCCCGGCCTCGACGTCCGCCTCGGTCACATCGAGTTGAACGAGCCGCTGCTCGACGACACCCTCGACGACGTCGCCGGACGGGGCGGCGCTCCCGCCGTGCTGGTGCCTCTGCTGCTCAGCCGGGGATACCACGTCAAGCACGACCTGCCGCGTGCGGCGGCGCGGGTGCCCGGCGCCGACATCCGCGTCGCGGCGCCCCTCGGCCCGCATCCGCTGCTCGCCGAGGCACTCGCCGTCCGCCTCACCGAGGCCGGCTGGCAGGACGACGACAACGGCAGCCGCCGCGCCGCGGTGGTGCTGGCGTCCGCGGGGTCCCGTGACCCCGAGTCGGCCGAGGACACCCGCCACGCGGCCGCCCTGCTCTCCGAACGCCTCCGGGTCCCGGTCGTCGCCGCGTACGCCTCCGCCCTCGCGCCGACCGTCCCCGCGGCGGTCCGCGCCCTGACGGCCCGCGGGCGCCACCGCATCGCCGTGGCCTCCTACTTCGCCGCGCCGGGCCTGTTCGCCACCCGCAGCGCGGAGGCGGCGCCGTGGATCGCCGCCGAACCGCTCGGCACCCACCCGGCGATCGCCCGCCTCCTCCTGAGGCGCTACGACCAGGCTCTCGCGGCCCGCCCGCGCGCCCTGCTCCGCGGCGAACTGACCGCGGTCTGA
- a CDS encoding SanA/YdcF family protein, with translation MHRMREWWSAGGARRRRRVTQAVMAGCVLGLLPATWTHAVADSRVRTVAEAPAHGVAVVFGAGLRDGRPTPYLAHRLDAAAELYRTGKVRVVLVTGDNSRVEYDEPDAMRGYLTGLGVPDDRIVSDYAGFDTWDSCARARRIFGVERAVLVTQGFHIRRAVALCRSAGIDAYGVAVAEPHDVTWYYGGVRELFAAGKASLDAALRPDPRFLGDRETGVHEALAAEGR, from the coding sequence ATGCATCGGATGCGCGAGTGGTGGTCGGCGGGCGGGGCGCGCCGCAGACGGCGTGTGACGCAGGCGGTGATGGCGGGGTGCGTGCTGGGGCTGCTGCCGGCGACCTGGACGCACGCCGTCGCCGACAGCAGGGTGCGCACGGTGGCGGAGGCGCCCGCGCACGGGGTGGCCGTGGTGTTCGGCGCGGGGCTGCGGGACGGCCGGCCGACCCCGTATCTCGCGCACCGCCTCGACGCGGCCGCCGAGCTGTACCGGACGGGCAAGGTCAGGGTCGTGCTGGTGACCGGCGACAACAGCCGCGTCGAGTACGACGAGCCGGACGCCATGCGCGGCTATCTCACGGGGCTGGGCGTGCCGGACGACAGGATCGTCAGCGACTACGCGGGATTCGACACATGGGACTCGTGCGCGCGGGCGCGCAGGATCTTCGGCGTGGAGCGGGCGGTGCTGGTGACCCAGGGCTTCCACATCCGGCGGGCCGTCGCGCTGTGCCGGTCCGCCGGCATCGACGCGTACGGCGTCGCGGTGGCCGAGCCGCACGACGTGACCTGGTACTACGGCGGTGTGCGGGAGCTGTTCGCGGCGGGCAAGGCGTCCCTGGACGCCGCCCTCCGCCCCGACCCGCGGTTCCTCGGCGACCGGGAGACCGGCGTCCACGAGGCCCTGGCGGCCGAGGGCCGTTGA
- a CDS encoding TIGR03086 family metal-binding protein, whose amino-acid sequence MNKDVAVLLARHAEALDLFTARVHAVRADQWDDPTPCTDWSVRDLVNHLTAEQLWVPALVTDGSAPDDVGDAFDGDVLGDRPGVTWDAAARAARNAFAAEGALERTVVLSYGPAPAVAYCSQMTADAVVHAWDLSRAIGAPEHLPHDLVAFALDEVTPYADDLAGTGLFAPPVEPPPADTPQSRLLAMLGRRG is encoded by the coding sequence ATGAACAAAGACGTGGCAGTGCTGCTCGCCCGGCATGCGGAGGCTCTCGACCTGTTCACCGCACGGGTGCACGCCGTCCGGGCGGACCAGTGGGACGACCCGACGCCGTGCACCGACTGGTCCGTACGCGATCTCGTCAACCACCTCACCGCCGAACAGCTGTGGGTGCCCGCCCTGGTGACCGACGGATCGGCCCCGGACGACGTGGGCGACGCCTTCGACGGCGACGTGCTCGGCGACCGGCCCGGCGTCACCTGGGACGCGGCCGCGCGGGCGGCGCGGAACGCGTTCGCGGCCGAGGGCGCGCTGGAGCGGACCGTCGTGCTGTCCTACGGGCCGGCCCCGGCCGTCGCGTACTGCTCCCAGATGACGGCGGACGCGGTGGTGCACGCCTGGGACCTGTCCCGGGCGATCGGCGCGCCGGAGCACCTCCCCCACGACCTGGTCGCCTTCGCGCTGGACGAGGTGACGCCGTACGCGGACGACCTCGCGGGCACGGGCCTGTTCGCCCCGCCCGTCGAACCGCCGCCGGCCGACACCCCGCAGTCCCGCCTGCTGGCCATGCTCGGCCGCCGCGGCTGA
- a CDS encoding molybdopterin oxidoreductase family protein produces the protein MRDETIDTHCPYCALQCGMKLRAAADPADGTERTVEVVERTEFPVNRGALCGKGRTAPAVLSSRVRLTGPLVRSHATGRLEEATWEEALRTIADGLGRTRAEHGADAVGVFGGGGLTNEKAYTLGKFARVALGTSQIDYNGRFCMSSAAAAHTRAFGLDRGLPFPLEDIPRTGCVILVGSNLAETMPPALRYLTELKENGGTLIVVDPRRTRTAEQADLHLAPRPGTDLALALGLLHIVVAEGRTDDAFVEDRTTGWPEARAAAMAHWPELVERITGVGVPQLREAVRMFCDAPTGMVLTARGPEQQSKGTDTVGAWINLCLATGRAGRPLSGYGCLTGQGNGQGGREHGQKADQLPGYRKLDDPAARAHVAEVWGVPPESLPGPGRSAYELLDALGRDVRSLLLMGSNPVVSAPRAAHIEERLRSLDFLAVADVVLSETAALADVVLPVTQWAEETGTMTNLEGRVLLRRRALTPPEGVRSDLEVLHALAGLLGHEKGFPTDAEEVFEELRRASAGGPADYSGITYRRIAEEDGVFWPCPGTADDGPVHPGTPRLFLDRFATPDGLARFVPVTHRPAAEEPDAEYPVLLTTGRVVAQYQSGAQTRRVGELTAAAPGPFVELHPQMAERLGVAEGDPVAVVSRRGRAEGPARVTNGIRPDTVFMPFHWPGAGRVNSVTNPALDPTSRMPEFKVCAVRVEAAAPGAGAGAGAE, from the coding sequence ATGCGCGACGAGACCATCGACACCCACTGCCCCTACTGCGCCCTGCAGTGCGGCATGAAGCTGCGCGCCGCCGCGGACCCGGCGGACGGCACCGAACGGACCGTCGAGGTGGTGGAGCGCACCGAGTTCCCCGTGAACCGGGGCGCGCTGTGCGGCAAGGGCCGCACGGCGCCCGCTGTTCTCTCCTCCCGGGTGCGCCTGACCGGGCCGCTCGTCCGATCCCACGCCACCGGCAGGCTCGAGGAGGCCACCTGGGAGGAGGCACTGCGTACGATCGCCGACGGTCTGGGCCGCACCCGCGCCGAGCACGGCGCCGACGCGGTGGGCGTCTTCGGCGGCGGCGGACTGACCAACGAGAAGGCGTACACGCTCGGCAAGTTCGCGCGGGTCGCGCTCGGCACCTCGCAGATCGACTACAACGGCCGCTTCTGCATGTCGTCGGCGGCCGCCGCGCACACCAGGGCGTTCGGCCTGGACCGCGGCCTGCCGTTCCCGCTGGAGGACATCCCGCGGACCGGCTGCGTGATCCTGGTCGGCTCCAACCTCGCCGAGACCATGCCGCCCGCGCTGCGCTACCTCACCGAGCTGAAGGAGAACGGGGGCACGCTGATCGTCGTCGACCCGCGCCGCACCCGGACGGCCGAGCAGGCCGACCTGCACCTCGCGCCGCGGCCCGGCACCGACCTGGCGCTCGCCCTGGGGCTGCTGCACATCGTGGTCGCCGAGGGGCGCACCGACGACGCCTTCGTCGAGGACCGGACGACCGGCTGGCCCGAGGCGCGCGCCGCCGCCATGGCGCACTGGCCGGAGCTGGTCGAGCGGATCACCGGTGTCGGCGTGCCCCAGCTCCGCGAGGCCGTGCGGATGTTCTGCGACGCCCCGACGGGCATGGTGCTGACCGCGCGCGGCCCCGAGCAGCAGTCCAAGGGCACCGACACGGTCGGCGCGTGGATCAACCTCTGCCTGGCGACGGGCCGTGCGGGCCGGCCGCTGTCCGGGTACGGCTGCCTCACGGGCCAGGGCAACGGGCAGGGCGGCCGCGAGCACGGGCAGAAGGCGGACCAGCTCCCCGGCTACCGCAAGCTGGACGACCCGGCGGCCCGGGCGCACGTGGCCGAGGTCTGGGGCGTGCCGCCCGAGTCGCTGCCGGGCCCCGGGCGCAGCGCGTACGAACTGCTGGACGCGCTCGGCCGGGACGTGCGGTCGCTGCTGCTGATGGGCTCCAACCCGGTGGTCTCCGCGCCGCGCGCGGCCCACATCGAGGAGCGGCTGAGGTCGCTGGACTTCCTGGCCGTCGCGGACGTCGTCCTGTCGGAGACCGCGGCCCTGGCCGACGTGGTGCTGCCGGTGACCCAGTGGGCCGAGGAGACCGGCACCATGACCAACCTGGAGGGGCGGGTGCTGCTGCGCCGCAGGGCGCTGACCCCGCCGGAGGGGGTGCGCAGCGACCTGGAGGTGCTGCACGCGCTGGCCGGGCTGCTGGGCCACGAGAAGGGCTTCCCCACCGACGCGGAAGAGGTCTTCGAGGAGCTGCGGAGGGCGTCCGCGGGCGGCCCGGCCGACTACTCGGGCATCACCTACCGCAGGATCGCGGAGGAGGACGGGGTGTTCTGGCCCTGCCCCGGCACGGCGGACGACGGGCCGGTCCATCCGGGGACGCCGCGGCTCTTCCTGGACCGCTTCGCGACGCCGGACGGCCTCGCCCGCTTCGTGCCGGTGACCCACCGGCCCGCCGCGGAGGAGCCGGACGCCGAGTACCCGGTGCTGCTGACGACGGGCCGGGTGGTGGCGCAGTACCAGTCGGGGGCGCAGACCCGCAGGGTCGGCGAGCTGACCGCCGCGGCGCCCGGTCCGTTCGTGGAGCTGCACCCGCAGATGGCGGAGCGCCTGGGTGTGGCGGAGGGCGACCCGGTGGCCGTGGTCTCGCGCCGCGGGCGGGCCGAGGGGCCGGCCCGGGTGACCAACGGGATCCGGCCGGACACGGTGTTCATGCCGTTCCACTGGCCGGGCGCGGGGCGCGTCAACTCGGTGACCAATCCGGCGCTGGACCCGACCTCGAGGATGCCCGAGTTCAAGGTGTGCGCGGTGCGGGTGGAGGCGGCGGCCCCGGGAGCGGGCGCGGGGGCGGGGGCGGAGTGA
- a CDS encoding gamma-glutamylcyclotransferase family protein, producing MTVELPFFVYGTLRPGERNHALFLAGRTAGERDAVLHGALLYEGPGYPYAVDDPAGPGRVAGTVVTAAPGEHAGLLRTLDELEEHIAPGHPRNLYERVVREVVREDGTPQRAWVYLAAAGVARELAADGAPIPGGDWVARTPGPA from the coding sequence GTGACCGTCGAGCTCCCGTTCTTCGTCTACGGCACGCTCCGTCCGGGCGAGCGCAACCACGCGCTGTTCCTCGCCGGCCGCACCGCCGGCGAACGGGACGCCGTCCTGCACGGAGCGCTGCTCTACGAGGGCCCCGGCTATCCGTACGCCGTGGACGACCCGGCCGGTCCGGGCCGTGTCGCGGGCACCGTGGTCACGGCCGCGCCGGGGGAGCACGCCGGGCTGCTGCGCACCCTCGACGAGCTGGAGGAGCACATCGCGCCCGGCCACCCGCGCAACCTCTACGAACGGGTCGTCCGCGAGGTCGTCCGCGAGGACGGCACCCCGCAGCGGGCCTGGGTGTACCTGGCCGCCGCCGGTGTCGCCCGCGAACTGGCCGCGGACGGGGCGCCGATCCCGGGCGGCGACTGGGTCGCCCGCACTCCCGGCCCGGCATGA
- the cutA gene encoding divalent-cation tolerance protein CutA, whose protein sequence is MERGPAAPPLLTVTTTTDSAEKARALAQGAVEARLAACAQISAPVTSVYHWQQAIETAEEWQVVFKTTPARYDALEAHLTAAHDYDTPEIIAVPAVRAAAAYADWVRAETTAP, encoded by the coding sequence GTGGAGCGAGGACCCGCCGCGCCGCCGCTGCTGACCGTGACCACCACCACCGACAGTGCCGAGAAGGCGCGCGCCCTGGCCCAGGGGGCCGTCGAGGCCCGGCTCGCCGCCTGCGCGCAGATCTCCGCTCCGGTGACCTCCGTGTACCACTGGCAGCAGGCCATCGAGACCGCCGAGGAGTGGCAGGTCGTTTTCAAGACGACCCCCGCACGCTACGACGCGCTCGAAGCGCATCTGACCGCCGCGCACGACTACGACACCCCGGAGATCATCGCCGTGCCGGCGGTCCGTGCGGCCGCCGCCTACGCGGACTGGGTGCGGGCGGAGACCACGGCGCCGTGA
- a CDS encoding NADPH-dependent FMN reductase, producing the protein MDTTTPAQAPLKLAVVLASNREGRFGPVVADWFLSRARLREDFETDYIDLGEAELPSALSHRPSPWARAALDKVTPVLDAADAYVVLTPEYNHSFPAVLKTLIDWHYGEWQAKPVGFVSYGGMSGGLRAVEQLRQVFAELHAVTVRDTVSFHNAGAHFDDEGNHRDPAGPDAAAKTMLDQVAWWAAALRSAKEVHPYGS; encoded by the coding sequence ATGGACACCACCACGCCTGCACAGGCGCCGCTGAAGCTCGCCGTCGTCCTCGCCAGCAACCGCGAGGGCCGGTTCGGTCCCGTCGTGGCCGACTGGTTCCTCTCCCGCGCACGGCTGCGCGAGGACTTCGAGACCGACTACATCGACCTCGGCGAGGCCGAGCTCCCGAGCGCCCTCTCCCACCGGCCGTCGCCCTGGGCGCGGGCCGCGCTCGACAAGGTCACCCCGGTCCTGGACGCGGCCGACGCGTACGTCGTCCTCACGCCCGAGTACAACCACTCCTTCCCCGCCGTGCTCAAGACCCTGATCGACTGGCACTACGGCGAGTGGCAGGCGAAGCCGGTCGGCTTCGTCTCGTACGGGGGGATGTCCGGCGGGCTCCGCGCGGTCGAGCAGCTGCGGCAGGTCTTCGCCGAGCTGCACGCCGTGACCGTGCGCGACACCGTCTCCTTCCACAACGCGGGCGCGCACTTCGACGACGAGGGCAACCACCGCGACCCGGCGGGACCCGACGCCGCCGCCAAGACGATGCTCGACCAGGTGGCCTGGTGGGCTGCGGCCCTGCGGAGCGCCAAGGAGGTCCACCCGTACGGGAGTTGA
- a CDS encoding class F sortase, whose amino-acid sequence MTAKAKGWGLVLAVCAGLWLVQNGSRDVTPPMPSAAEAFAAGPNQHTDAAADPLPPSQPLRLRIPEIDVDAPVTGLGLERDGSLQVPPDSDRNLAGWFREGTAPGAEGTAIVAGHVDNAKGPSVFYSLGALKKGNRIEIAREDGRTAVFTVDAIEVYEADAFPDAKVYGPSERAELRVITCGGGFSEKTGYRGNVVAYGHLIGVRA is encoded by the coding sequence ATGACCGCCAAGGCCAAGGGCTGGGGCCTGGTCCTCGCCGTGTGCGCGGGACTGTGGCTGGTGCAGAACGGCTCGCGGGACGTCACCCCGCCCATGCCGTCGGCCGCCGAGGCCTTCGCGGCCGGCCCCAACCAGCACACCGACGCCGCCGCCGACCCGCTGCCCCCGTCGCAGCCGCTGCGGCTGCGCATCCCCGAGATCGACGTGGACGCCCCGGTGACCGGGCTCGGCCTCGAACGGGACGGCAGCCTCCAGGTCCCGCCCGACTCCGACCGCAACCTGGCGGGCTGGTTCCGCGAGGGCACCGCCCCCGGCGCAGAGGGGACGGCGATCGTCGCGGGCCACGTGGACAACGCGAAGGGCCCCTCGGTCTTCTACAGCCTGGGCGCGCTCAAGAAGGGCAACCGGATCGAGATCGCGCGCGAGGACGGCCGCACGGCGGTCTTCACCGTCGACGCGATCGAGGTCTACGAGGCGGACGCGTTCCCCGACGCCAAGGTCTACGGGCCGAGCGAGCGGGCGGAACTGCGGGTGATCACCTGCGGCGGCGGCTTCTCCGAGAAGACCGGCTACCGGGGGAACGTCGTCGCGTACGGGCACCTCATCGGGGTGCGCGCGTAG
- a CDS encoding sulfite exporter TauE/SafE family protein: MPDISLTTLVVLCIAAAAAGWIDAVVGGGGLLLLPALLLGLPNTGAAHVLGTNKAVAIVGTTGAAVTYVRKAPVQVKTAVRIGLAALAGSMTGAFFAAGISSDVLRPVIMVVLLAVAAFVLLRPSFGTADAADRRRVTRSRTIAAVVLVGGGIGFYDGLFGPGTGTFLVLALTAVLHLDLLTASATAKIVNVCTNAGALAMFAYQGTVLWQLAALMAVFNLAGGMAGARMALSRGSGFVRGVLLVVVFSLVAKLGFDQWNA, encoded by the coding sequence GTGCCCGACATATCACTGACCACACTGGTCGTCCTGTGCATCGCCGCGGCCGCGGCCGGCTGGATCGACGCCGTCGTGGGCGGCGGCGGCCTGCTGCTTCTGCCCGCCCTCCTGCTGGGGCTGCCGAACACCGGCGCCGCGCACGTCCTGGGCACCAACAAGGCGGTCGCCATCGTCGGCACCACGGGTGCGGCCGTCACCTATGTGCGCAAGGCCCCGGTCCAGGTGAAGACCGCCGTGCGGATCGGGCTCGCCGCGCTCGCCGGCTCGATGACCGGAGCCTTCTTCGCGGCCGGGATCAGCAGCGACGTGCTGCGCCCGGTGATCATGGTCGTGCTCCTCGCGGTCGCCGCCTTCGTCCTGCTGCGGCCCTCCTTCGGCACCGCCGACGCGGCCGACCGGCGGCGGGTCACCCGGTCCCGGACGATCGCGGCCGTCGTTCTCGTCGGCGGCGGCATCGGCTTCTACGACGGCCTCTTCGGCCCCGGCACCGGCACCTTCCTGGTGCTGGCGCTCACCGCGGTGCTCCACCTCGACCTGCTGACGGCCTCCGCGACCGCCAAGATCGTCAACGTCTGCACCAACGCCGGAGCGCTGGCGATGTTCGCCTACCAGGGCACGGTGCTGTGGCAGCTGGCCGCGCTGATGGCCGTCTTCAACCTGGCCGGCGGCATGGCGGGCGCCCGGATGGCGCTGAGCAGGGGCAGCGGGTTCGTGCGCGGGGTGCTGCTGGTGGTGGTCTTCTCCCTGGTGGCGAAGCTCGGCTTCGACCAGTGGAACGCGTAG
- a CDS encoding NAD(P)/FAD-dependent oxidoreductase — protein sequence MTSEIVVIGAGTAGARLARQLGAAARVTVIGEEDHAPYNRVLLAEVLAGRYAPEVIALPEVPVRRGVRATSVDRERRLVHCADGTSVGYDRLVLATGSNPVLPPLRGIGPGLPDGVHPFRTLDDCAALSAAAGPGTRAVVVGGGLLGVSAARALATRGAKVVLAQQGEHLMERQLDASASALLRTHLESLGVEVHTECRVRGLRTGADGAVGAVVLADGFALDAEIVVLACGVRPRVGLAADAGLEVRRGIVVDDELRTSDPYIHAIGDCAEHDGVVHGLAGPALEQADVLASVLKAEEAPRYTGFRALTRLTLTSVPEADPTAAPLDLAAFGDPTPRPGDDVVQLADATRGAYRKVVVRGDRLVGGVLLGDLASVGALARAWEGDEALPDSVPLLHLLTNDGGL from the coding sequence ATGACATCGGAGATCGTGGTGATCGGCGCCGGCACGGCAGGCGCCCGGCTTGCGCGCCAGCTCGGCGCCGCGGCCCGCGTCACCGTCATCGGCGAGGAGGACCACGCCCCCTACAACAGGGTGCTGCTCGCCGAGGTGCTCGCAGGACGGTACGCCCCCGAGGTGATCGCGCTGCCCGAGGTGCCGGTGCGCCGCGGCGTGCGGGCGACCTCCGTCGACCGGGAACGGCGGCTCGTGCACTGCGCCGACGGCACCTCGGTCGGCTACGACCGGCTGGTGCTCGCCACCGGCTCCAACCCGGTCCTGCCGCCGCTGCGCGGCATCGGCCCCGGCCTCCCGGACGGCGTCCACCCGTTCCGGACCCTGGACGACTGCGCGGCCCTGTCCGCGGCCGCCGGTCCCGGCACCCGGGCCGTCGTCGTCGGCGGCGGCCTGCTCGGGGTCTCCGCGGCCCGTGCGCTCGCCACCCGGGGCGCCAAGGTGGTGCTGGCCCAGCAGGGCGAGCACCTGATGGAACGGCAGCTCGACGCCTCGGCGTCCGCGCTGCTCCGCACCCACCTGGAGTCCCTCGGCGTCGAGGTGCACACCGAGTGCCGGGTGCGCGGACTGCGCACCGGCGCCGACGGCGCGGTCGGCGCCGTCGTCCTCGCGGACGGCTTCGCGCTGGACGCCGAGATCGTGGTGCTGGCCTGCGGCGTCCGCCCCCGGGTGGGCCTCGCGGCCGACGCCGGGCTGGAGGTCCGTCGCGGCATCGTCGTCGACGACGAGCTGCGCACCTCCGACCCGTACATCCACGCCATCGGCGACTGCGCCGAGCACGACGGGGTGGTCCACGGGCTGGCCGGCCCCGCCCTCGAACAGGCCGATGTCCTCGCCTCGGTGCTGAAGGCCGAGGAGGCGCCCCGCTACACGGGCTTCCGGGCGCTGACCCGGCTGACCCTGACCTCCGTCCCCGAGGCGGATCCCACCGCGGCGCCGCTGGACCTCGCCGCGTTCGGCGACCCCACCCCCCGCCCGGGGGACGACGTGGTCCAGCTCGCCGACGCCACCCGGGGCGCGTACCGCAAGGTCGTCGTCCGCGGGGACCGGCTCGTCGGCGGCGTGCTGCTCGGCGACCTCGCCTCGGTCGGCGCCCTCGCCCGGGCCTGGGAGGGCGACGAGGCCCTCCCCGACTCCGTGCCCCTGCTCCACCTGCTCACCAATGATGGAGGCCTCTGA